TTGCGATATCCGACATTGTCGGGCATCCGACAGAAAGCGCCTTTCGCCGGCGCGCCGGCTATGACGCTCGCCTCCTCCGGCGTGACGACGATCCTTTGGCGGGCGCCGCGCACACCGATCTGCCCGCCTATCAGCACCGCGACATCGAAGGACAGCGCGATCGTGACTGGATGGGTCTTACGCAAACATGCAGCAGTGCCACCGCGATCAGGACTTCATCCGCCCCACAAAGACCCGAGCGCGAGGGACGACGTGTAAGGCAACATGTCATCCTCGATAATGATGCCGCGCATAAAGAGGTAAGGTCCCTCGTCGTACCGGCGAGCCCCTTCGCTGGGTCTCGCGAGGGTCTGGTTTGCGAACGTCGACCGACAGCATCACGGCATGGGCGGCCCCATCGGTAGGCAAGCATTGACCGTGCCATCAGCGTTGAGGCAGCGCAGAGCCCAATTTCCCGGTGCCAGCCGGTACGTTGGAGCTTCAACTGTGGCCAGCCAAGCGGGCCGAGGCCGTGAAACTCCTGATACCCTGGACCGTCCGGATTGCAACGCACGACGCCTTGGTCTCGCGCCAACGTCCATTGACGCTCAGCGAAGCATCATGCGGACGAGCTGGGAAAGCTTGGCCGGGCCGGCGCCTTCCCAGGCGCATGGGACGCGCGACGACCCATGTGGACCTTGGATTTCACTACGCACTTACGCTGCTTTGGCCTTGTCAGCAGCCTGAGCATAAAGCGTGCTCAGCTTTCAGGGCGAGCCTCTTTCATGTTGATAGCATCTGTCGTCATTCAGGATCGCCCCATTTTCGCATGCCGCTTGCAGCTTTCAGACTGTTGTCAGCCAGGGCCGCCATAAAGGGTCTCGTTTAACGCATTCGGGAGGCTTCATCACTCGACCACATTAATTTCGGGCCGTTCGCCGGCGCTCCGAATGGCACTTAACACCAGATCCTCTCCAAACCCGTGATGATCCAAGAGGAAAACGAAAAATCCCTAAATCATAAAAAAGCACCGATACGGTCGGCTCCAGGCTGATGAAATTGCGGTCTCACTGGCCACGCACGATACTTGCGATGGCGATGGCCATTGCAAAGGCCGGTCAAGCACCCAAGACGCTGACAAGCACGCCTCCGACCAAAGCTCGATCGTTGGCAGCCTTTCTAGCCGTATACTTGGGGCATTTTGGGACGGCGATCCGGACGCCGATTAAAACCTGCCGGTCGTCTAAATGGAATGGTTGGTCCGGGTCCTTACTGGACCTGCGCCAACCCGATCGGGCCGGCGCACAGGGGCACCCAGACAATTGGACACGTCGCCTTTGCGCGGCGGCTTGCACTTTCTCGGATGGCCTTTTTTCTCCCCGGGCGAAATCGAGCGAGCGGTGAGGCGGAGCCTTCGATTTTGCCGATCATGTCGTGTCGCTTCGATCGAACTGCTCAGACGATGATAGCGGCATTGATTGCCGCGGCCGAAATGCGTTGTGTGAAGTACGATTTCTACGCCGTATACATACTGCCGTACAGTTCGCCCTGTCAGCAGCCTTGCCAGCAATCCGCCCTGTGTCCAACTGTCGTCGAATTCACCGGTGTCATTGAGGAATTCGTATGATCGCCTCGAAACCATCATTGCGACCGCGGGCGGGCGACGCAAGCTCTAGACTGCCACCGATCCGCTGGATAACCATGTTAGCGATATGTAGACCAAGGCCTGAGCCCGCAGCAGGAGTAGCACCACGACTAAATCGCTTTGTAAGCCCTTCGAGGTCGGGGAGGGGCACCACCGGTCCGGCGTTTGCAATAGCGATGGTTCCATCAGTTTGGACGGAAACTGTTGTCGGAACAGTGGGCAGTCCATGTATCAGCGCATTCTCGATCAGGTTACGAAGGAGGATCCCAAACGCATCGACATCCACTTTGCGCATCAAAGTGGGGCAGCCGTCGACGTTAAGATGCAGGCGTCCGGCATATTGCGGCTTTTTCCTCAGGTCATCGATTTCCAGCCGAACCGATCGGACAAGATCGATCGCGTGATCCGCCATGCCAACCCCCGATTCGGCTTGAGCGAGCTGAAGCACTTTTTCGACAAGGCGGCCAAGGCTCGACAGCGCTTGCTCGATGCCGCGCGCACGCATTTTGGCCGACCCATTGGGAAGCTCGGCCACTAATCTCTGCATCTGAGCGATTGAACCTGCGATCGGCGTGCGCAGTTCATGCGCACTGTTTGCGGCGAACTCGCGTTCGGCCTCGAGAGCCGCCCGCAGACGATCGAGAAGCCGATTGACGGATGCCGCGATTGGAGCCAACTCTGCCGGGAAATCGCCCAAGTCCATTGGTGACAGATTGCCGCCGTCGCGCGATCCGATCTGCTGTCGCAGTACCTCGATTGGCCGCAGCGAGCGCCGGATCACGATCCACCAAACAGCTAAGCTAAAGGGCAGGAGCACGAGTGTCGGAAGGAAGACAAAAAGTGCGCCCTTCGCGATTGTGGTACGGCGGCCATCAAGCGGTTCGGCCAACTGATGATACACGCCGTCTTGGATCTCCTCTGTGTAGACGCGGTAATCAGCGTTTCGCCAAAAGCCGTTACTCAGGGGAGCATCAGGGAAGGGCTGCTGACCCTCTTCCGGTTCAGAAATAAGCACTACCCCGTACTTATTAATAACCTGCTCACGATAGGTCCAGTACTTTTCATAAGTTGGCAAGTGGTTATTGTATTGATCAACGTGTTTTCCATTCAAGACCTTGATCAGCTCTGGTTCTCTGTACTCTGCGCTCCCCTGGAGCAAGTCATCCGAACTTTCGTTTACATTATTGCAAAAAATGAACGCAGCAATGGTTGGGGCGGCGATCCAAACCAGGAGCGTTGCCCCGCCTAACCACGATATCAGCTTTCTCGTCATGCTGTTCGAGTTCGTCATGTGACCACGAGCCTGTATCCGGAGCCACGCACGGTTGCTATTCTATCCCCGCCGATCTTCTTGCGGAGCCGGCTGACATAAACCTCCACTGTGTTGCTCTCGAACTCCGAATTGAATGAATAAAGCGCGTGCTCGATCCTCCCCTTTGAAACGACCGAACCGGGCCGGCGTAGAAGGCAGTCGAGCACCGCCCATTCGCGTCCAGACAGGTGGACCTCCTGCCCGTCGCGGAAGAGGCGTCGCTCGGCTGCCTGTATGGAAAGCGTCCCAACCGAAAATTGCGGCTCCGGAAAATGCCCTTGGCGACGTGCCACTGCACGGATGCGTGCCGAGAGTTCCCCCAGATCGAACGGCTTGACCAAATAGTCGTCGGCGCCAGCGTTGAGCCCCTCGATGCGATGCGAAATCCGATCGCGGGCTGTCAGAATGATGACCGGCGTTGTATCAAGCCCCTTGATCAGCTCCCGCAGATAGTCGATGCCATTGCCGTCCGGCAGGTGAACGTCGAGCAAAATAACGTCGTAGCCGGCCACAGCTGCATGACCGCGCGCTCCGGACAGGCCCTCGGCCCAGTCGACCGCGTGGCCACCAGCCACCAAATGATCGTGCACAGCACTTCTAAGGTCGTCGTCGTCTTCAATGAGCAGTATTCGCATCAGGCTGCCGAGCTCCGGTATGAGGGCAAGGCTCCTGCCTTATTGATCGAAGCTGACAGTAGGCTGAACCGGCGCCAGCGAATATCTGGGGGCTTTCAGGCTGCTGTCAGCTACAATTGCAAGAAAGGGGTCGTTAACAAAGCCAAACGAAGAGGCCTTATGAAACCCCTCCTGATCTCGGCACTTTTGCTCAATGTGACCACCGGCGGCTGTACACTGGTTGGCGGGCAATTCGACGTGGCGGTCAACGAATGGCAGCCGCGCCACGCGTCAATGTCCAGGCTTGAAACTGACAGGTGTCTTAAATACGAGGGCACCGTAGCGGGTGCCTCCAGTTATCGAACAGTGCCTAGCAGGTCAGAAGTGCACTTTGACCATAGGGGTCGTCCGTATTTTCGGCGCTCGCGAACAGAGTCGACGGTCAATCGATGCGCCACTGCCAGAGTCTGGAACGGTCAAGTGTTTGTTATCCCCCGTCCGGGCCATATTCTC
The window above is part of the Mesorhizobium sp. WSM4904 genome. Proteins encoded here:
- a CDS encoding response regulator transcription factor encodes the protein MRILLIEDDDDLRSAVHDHLVAGGHAVDWAEGLSGARGHAAVAGYDVILLDVHLPDGNGIDYLRELIKGLDTTPVIILTARDRISHRIEGLNAGADDYLVKPFDLGELSARIRAVARRQGHFPEPQFSVGTLSIQAAERRLFRDGQEVHLSGREWAVLDCLLRRPGSVVSKGRIEHALYSFNSEFESNTVEVYVSRLRKKIGGDRIATVRGSGYRLVVT
- a CDS encoding HAMP domain-containing sensor histidine kinase, with amino-acid sequence MTNSNSMTRKLISWLGGATLLVWIAAPTIAAFIFCNNVNESSDDLLQGSAEYREPELIKVLNGKHVDQYNNHLPTYEKYWTYREQVINKYGVVLISEPEEGQQPFPDAPLSNGFWRNADYRVYTEEIQDGVYHQLAEPLDGRRTTIAKGALFVFLPTLVLLPFSLAVWWIVIRRSLRPIEVLRQQIGSRDGGNLSPMDLGDFPAELAPIAASVNRLLDRLRAALEAEREFAANSAHELRTPIAGSIAQMQRLVAELPNGSAKMRARGIEQALSSLGRLVEKVLQLAQAESGVGMADHAIDLVRSVRLEIDDLRKKPQYAGRLHLNVDGCPTLMRKVDVDAFGILLRNLIENALIHGLPTVPTTVSVQTDGTIAIANAGPVVPLPDLEGLTKRFSRGATPAAGSGLGLHIANMVIQRIGGSLELASPARGRNDGFEAIIRIPQ